One window of Marinobacterium aestuarii genomic DNA carries:
- the recJ gene encoding single-stranded-DNA-specific exonuclease RecJ, which yields MTDIQIERRPAPDSSLPVFSETHPVLARIYAARGVQSLNHLGRSLSELLPDSGLQGLDAAVARLVKAISAGESILIVGDFDCDGATSTAVAVLALRMMGAAQVDYLVPNRFEYGYGLSPEIVEVARKLGPKLLVTVDNGISSLEGVARANACGMDVVVTDHHLAGSELPAACAIVNPNQPGCGFIAKSTCGVGVIFYVMIALRRALTARGWFEQRNLPAPNLASLLDLVALGTVADVVALEHNNRVLVHQGLQRIRAGKARPGLHALIEVSGRSQSRLVASDLGFALAPRLNAAGRLEDMSIGIECLLTDDPDRALELARTLDELNQERRGIEQEMQQQALQSLARLELDETALPVGLCLYDESWHQGVIGILASRIKERVHRPVIAFAPGDDGEIKGSARSISGFHIRDGLDAIAARYPGLLHKFGGHAMAAGMTLDAARFADFSAAFDEQVRKQLDEEALTRRLLTDGALSAADLSIELAEVLREGGPWGQQFAEPLFDGDFGLLQQRIVGQRHLKLVLMEPATGLAIDAIWFNIDTALWPDTSVQRVRVVYRLDVNEFRGQRNLQLMVDHLEAIS from the coding sequence ATGACGGATATACAGATCGAACGGCGCCCGGCGCCGGATAGCAGCCTGCCCGTTTTCAGCGAAACCCACCCCGTGCTGGCGCGTATCTATGCCGCCCGTGGTGTGCAGTCGCTGAATCATCTGGGGCGCTCACTTTCAGAACTGCTGCCGGATTCCGGTCTGCAGGGGCTGGATGCGGCGGTGGCCCGGCTGGTAAAGGCGATTAGCGCCGGCGAGAGCATACTGATTGTCGGCGACTTTGACTGCGACGGTGCCACCAGTACCGCAGTGGCGGTGCTGGCGCTGCGCATGATGGGCGCAGCCCAGGTGGACTACCTGGTGCCCAACCGTTTTGAGTACGGCTATGGCCTGAGTCCCGAAATTGTCGAGGTGGCGCGCAAGCTGGGGCCCAAATTGCTGGTGACGGTGGATAACGGCATTTCCAGCCTGGAGGGGGTGGCCCGCGCCAATGCCTGTGGCATGGATGTGGTGGTCACCGATCACCACCTGGCCGGCAGCGAACTGCCAGCGGCCTGCGCCATCGTCAATCCCAATCAGCCGGGCTGCGGCTTTATTGCCAAGTCGACCTGTGGTGTCGGGGTGATTTTTTACGTCATGATCGCGCTGCGCCGGGCGCTTACAGCCCGCGGCTGGTTTGAACAGCGTAACCTGCCGGCGCCGAACCTCGCCAGTTTGCTGGATCTGGTGGCGCTGGGGACTGTGGCCGATGTGGTGGCGCTGGAGCACAACAACCGGGTGCTGGTGCACCAGGGCCTGCAGCGTATCCGCGCTGGCAAGGCGCGTCCTGGGCTGCATGCTCTCATTGAGGTGTCGGGCCGCAGCCAGTCGCGTCTGGTGGCGAGTGATCTTGGCTTTGCCCTGGCACCGCGCCTCAACGCCGCCGGCCGGCTCGAAGATATGTCTATCGGCATTGAATGTCTGCTGACCGATGACCCTGATCGTGCGCTGGAGCTTGCCCGCACCCTGGATGAGCTGAATCAGGAGCGTCGCGGTATCGAGCAGGAGATGCAGCAGCAGGCGTTGCAATCGCTGGCGCGACTGGAGCTGGATGAGACTGCGCTGCCCGTGGGGCTCTGCCTGTACGATGAAAGCTGGCATCAGGGTGTTATTGGCATCCTGGCCTCGCGCATCAAGGAGCGGGTGCATCGCCCGGTAATTGCCTTTGCCCCTGGCGATGATGGCGAGATCAAGGGGTCGGCGCGCTCGATCAGCGGTTTCCATATCCGCGACGGACTCGATGCCATAGCCGCGCGCTATCCCGGCCTGCTGCACAAGTTTGGCGGCCATGCGATGGCGGCGGGCATGACGCTGGATGCGGCACGTTTTGCCGATTTCAGTGCGGCCTTTGATGAGCAGGTGCGAAAGCAGCTCGATGAAGAAGCCCTTACGCGACGCCTGCTGACAGATGGCGCCTTGAGTGCCGCCGATCTGAGCATTGAGCTGGCTGAAGTGCTGCGAGAAGGCGGACCCTGGGGGCAGCAGTTTGCGGAGCCACTGTTCGATGGTGACTTCGGTCTGCTGCAGCAGCGCATTGTTGGGCAGCGACATTTGAAGCTGGTGCTGATGGAGCCGGCCACCGGGCTCGCGATCGATGCCATCTGGTTTAATATTGATACGGCGCT
- a CDS encoding YdcF family protein yields MDNLFFLISKTLWLAVQPDNLLVLLLLLAACGVWLGRRWGRALLGLLALAMLSLMLLPLGNLLLQPLESRFQPAALPESVAGIMVLGGGEDADLSARWEQSQFNSAAERLMVLPELMQRYPDAQVVFSGGSAAVLDAQYRGADVAQNWLATLPASLFERPVLFERDSRNTWENALFSARLLGGVPEQPWLLVTSAFHMPRSVGIYRQLGWQLVPYPVDYISSGDLVRVQFALNLRDLVVGVREWTGLLIYHLTGRTTAFFPAPEA; encoded by the coding sequence ATGGATAATCTGTTCTTCCTCATTTCCAAGACCCTGTGGCTGGCGGTACAGCCGGATAATCTGCTGGTTCTGCTGCTGTTGCTGGCGGCCTGCGGTGTCTGGCTAGGCCGTCGCTGGGGTCGGGCGCTGCTGGGCTTGCTGGCGCTGGCCATGCTGAGTCTTATGCTGCTGCCCCTGGGCAATCTGCTGTTGCAGCCTCTGGAGTCACGCTTTCAGCCTGCGGCACTGCCCGAGTCGGTGGCGGGCATCATGGTGCTGGGCGGCGGCGAGGATGCCGACCTGAGTGCGCGCTGGGAGCAAAGCCAGTTCAACAGTGCGGCCGAGCGTCTGATGGTGTTGCCAGAGCTGATGCAGCGCTATCCTGACGCCCAGGTGGTGTTCAGTGGCGGCTCTGCCGCGGTGCTGGATGCACAGTACCGCGGCGCCGATGTCGCCCAGAATTGGCTGGCGACACTGCCGGCATCCCTGTTCGAGCGGCCGGTGCTGTTCGAGCGTGATTCACGCAATACCTGGGAAAATGCGCTTTTCAGTGCCCGTCTGCTGGGCGGGGTACCGGAGCAACCCTGGCTGCTGGTCACCTCAGCCTTCCATATGCCGCGCTCCGTGGGTATCTATCGACAGCTCGGCTGGCAGCTTGTGCCTTATCCGGTGGACTACATCAGTAGCGGTGATCTGGTGCGGGTGCAGTTCGCCCTCAATCTGCGTGATCTGGTGGTGGGCGTGCGGGAATGGACCGGTCTGCTGATCTACCACCTCACCGGGCGAACCACTGCGTTTTTCCCGGCACCCGAGGCCTGA
- a CDS encoding homoserine dehydrogenase, with product MKPVKVGICGLGTVGCGTFNVLQRNGDEISRRAGRNIVVAQVGARRENPNADTRGIDITADIFAVATNPEIDIVVELIGGYDVARKLVLTAIENGKHVVTANKALIAVHGNEIFEAAQKNNVIVAFEAAVAGGIPIIKAIREGLAGNQINWLAGIINGTGNFIMSEMREKGRDFADVLAEAQALGYAEADPTFDVEGIDAAHKLTILASIAFGIPLQFDKAYTEGISAITQDDVTYADELGYRIKHLGISRRTDAGVELRVHPTLIPKQLLLANVEGVMNAVMVDGDAVGQTLYYGAGAGAEPTASAVVADVIDVVRMLVSEQGHRVPHLAFQPSELSDLPVLPVEEIHTAYYLRIHAIERPGVLAHITKIFGDSGINIEAIIQKETTAEQVPVIILTQRVKERVMNDALAQIEALDDILGKVTRIRVELLKD from the coding sequence TTGAAACCGGTTAAAGTTGGTATCTGCGGTCTTGGCACCGTAGGCTGCGGCACCTTCAATGTACTCCAGCGCAATGGAGACGAAATCAGCCGTCGTGCAGGCCGCAATATAGTCGTAGCCCAGGTGGGAGCGCGGCGTGAAAACCCGAACGCTGATACCCGCGGCATTGACATTACCGCCGACATTTTCGCGGTTGCGACCAATCCGGAAATCGATATCGTGGTTGAGCTGATCGGTGGCTATGATGTTGCCCGCAAGCTGGTGCTGACGGCGATCGAAAACGGCAAGCATGTGGTTACCGCCAACAAGGCGCTGATCGCGGTGCACGGCAACGAGATTTTTGAAGCGGCGCAGAAAAATAACGTCATCGTGGCTTTCGAAGCGGCGGTCGCCGGCGGTATCCCCATTATCAAGGCGATCCGTGAAGGCCTGGCCGGCAACCAGATCAACTGGCTGGCGGGCATCATCAATGGCACCGGCAACTTCATCATGAGCGAAATGCGTGAGAAGGGCCGTGACTTCGCCGATGTACTGGCCGAAGCCCAGGCGCTGGGTTACGCCGAAGCCGATCCGACCTTTGATGTGGAGGGTATTGATGCAGCCCACAAGCTGACCATACTGGCCTCCATCGCCTTCGGTATTCCGCTGCAGTTCGATAAGGCCTACACCGAAGGCATCAGCGCTATCACCCAGGACGACGTGACCTATGCCGACGAGCTGGGGTATCGCATCAAGCATCTGGGTATCAGCCGTCGTACGGACGCGGGTGTCGAGCTGCGTGTACATCCGACGCTGATCCCCAAGCAGCTGCTGCTGGCCAATGTTGAAGGCGTAATGAATGCGGTCATGGTCGATGGCGATGCCGTGGGTCAGACGCTGTATTACGGTGCCGGCGCAGGTGCCGAGCCTACGGCGTCCGCCGTGGTAGCCGATGTCATAGACGTGGTGCGCATGCTGGTATCCGAGCAGGGCCATCGAGTGCCGCATCTGGCCTTCCAGCCGAGTGAACTGTCGGATCTGCCGGTGTTGCCAGTGGAAGAAATCCACACAGCCTACTATCTGCGCATTCACGCCATCGAACGTCCAGGCGTACTGGCGCACATCACCAAGATCTTTGGTGACAGCGGTATCAATATCGAAGCCATCATCCAGAAAGAAACCACTGCCGAACAGGTGCCGGTGATTATCCTGACCCAGCGGGTGAAGGAGCGGGTGATGAACGATGCCCTGGCCCAGATCGAGGCGCTGGACGATATCCTTGGCAAGGTAACCCGCATCCGTGTCGAGTTACTGAAGGATTGA
- the thrC gene encoding threonine synthase: MKYISTRGQAPALNFEEVLLAGLASDGGLYVPEMLPTFSTEEIASWAALPYHELAFKVIQPFVSDCIDDADLKKMVDETYAAFDHSAVAPLVQLGSNEWVLELFHGPTLAFKDFALQLLGRLMDHVLAKRGERLVIMGATSGDTGSAAIEGCRHSDHLDIFILHPHKRVSEVQRRQMTTVKADNVFNIALQGNFDDCQQMVKDSFADQAFLKGLKLGAVNSINWARIMAQIVYYFAASLAVGGPQRPVAFSVPTGNFGDIFAGYLAKQMGLPIAQLVVATNRNDILHRVISGNDMSRGELVHTLSPSMDIMVSSNFERLLFDVYDRDGAAISDLMARFRTDAVQLDAARWAKVRELFDSQAVDDETTCNLIREVHAQTGYLLDPHTAIGLQAGRDCNRDRSIPMITLATAHPVKFPEPVIKAGLESPQLPEGMADLFERPEHYEVLANDLSVVQAFLASHVHKA, from the coding sequence ATGAAATATATTTCAACCCGGGGCCAGGCGCCTGCACTTAACTTCGAAGAAGTGCTGCTGGCAGGCCTTGCCAGCGATGGCGGCCTCTATGTGCCCGAAATGCTGCCGACCTTCAGCACCGAAGAAATCGCATCCTGGGCGGCACTGCCGTACCACGAGCTGGCTTTCAAGGTGATTCAGCCCTTCGTCAGTGACTGCATCGATGATGCTGATCTGAAGAAAATGGTGGATGAAACCTACGCCGCTTTTGATCACAGCGCCGTGGCGCCGCTGGTGCAGCTGGGCAGCAATGAATGGGTGCTGGAGCTGTTCCATGGTCCGACCCTGGCATTCAAGGATTTCGCGCTGCAGCTGCTGGGCCGCCTGATGGATCATGTGCTGGCCAAGCGCGGCGAGCGCCTGGTCATCATGGGTGCCACCTCCGGTGATACCGGCTCTGCGGCTATCGAAGGCTGCCGTCACAGTGACCATCTGGATATCTTTATCCTGCACCCCCACAAGCGGGTGTCTGAGGTTCAGCGTCGCCAGATGACCACCGTGAAGGCCGATAACGTCTTCAATATCGCGCTGCAAGGCAACTTCGATGACTGCCAGCAGATGGTCAAGGACAGTTTTGCCGATCAGGCCTTCCTCAAGGGACTGAAGCTCGGCGCCGTCAACTCGATCAACTGGGCCCGCATCATGGCCCAGATCGTGTACTACTTCGCAGCCTCGCTGGCCGTGGGCGGCCCGCAGCGTCCGGTGGCCTTTTCGGTGCCGACCGGCAACTTCGGCGATATCTTCGCAGGCTACCTGGCCAAGCAGATGGGTCTGCCCATCGCTCAGCTGGTGGTTGCCACTAACCGTAACGACATTTTGCACCGGGTCATTTCCGGTAACGACATGAGCCGCGGCGAGCTGGTGCACACGCTGTCACCGTCGATGGATATCATGGTGTCGTCCAACTTCGAACGTTTGCTGTTCGATGTGTACGACCGTGATGGCGCGGCCATTTCTGATTTGATGGCGCGTTTTCGTACCGATGCCGTACAGCTCGACGCAGCACGCTGGGCCAAGGTCCGCGAGCTGTTCGACAGCCAGGCGGTCGACGACGAAACCACCTGCAACCTGATTCGTGAGGTGCATGCGCAAACCGGCTATCTGCTGGATCCGCACACCGCCATTGGCCTGCAGGCCGGGCGCGACTGCAACCGTGATCGCAGCATTCCGATGATCACCCTGGCGACGGCCCATCCGGTCAAGTTCCCGGAGCCGGTGATCAAGGCGGGTCTCGAATCGCCGCAGCTGCCAGAAGGCATGGCGGATCTGTTTGAACGCCCCGAGCACTATGAAGTGCTGGCCAATGACCTGTCCGTGGTGCAGGCATTCCTGGCCTCCCATGTTCACAAGGCGTGA